The sequence TTCCTTGACCCCTTAAGATCAGTGATTTAGCTACATGTAAATGCCTTCTTGCATTAGATTATTTCCATATACTGGATTGTTCATTTCTCTCATGGATTGGGCCTTCTATGACTGCACATATATAGCTGCTTCAGAATAGAAACCTACTTTCTCTCTTAGCAAGGTACGGCTTTTCCAGTGTCCCTTCTTGCTTTGCCAAGTTGAATTCCAAAGTTGTGTTAAATCTCAGCTAAATCGGTGTATTTGCCTTTCTTGCCTATGACATTAACTGCACTTTACCCCgatattattttccatttaactTCTTAGACTTCCTAATTCCTTAATGTATTCTGGGATACCATTTGGGTATGGAGATATTATGGAAATGATGTAGAAAGGGAATGAACTTCAGCACTCCAGGTCAGAGTTACTGGGCTACTTTTAAGCATTTGTTTTTGCACCTTCTTTTCTGGTCCTTGGGAGCCTTGGACAATAAGCTGTTATCCACTTACATTTCTGAATTATACTTACATGAATCTGGTGCCAGAGAAAGTTCTATGGTAAAGAATTAAAAGCGATTCTCCCACTGTTTACAATCAGAGCTGGTGACTAATGAGTGTGTCTCTACTGACTCCTATCCACGTTGGTAACCTTCCTCAGAGGAGTAAAGTTCATTGAGACTGAGTATCTTCTAGACTCCTAttttgttccaataaaactatatattttgttaaaaaattggATCAGGAGTTATACTCTCTCAGGCATTAACTAGCAATTCACTTTAAGAAAAGCACAAGGAGAGGGAACAGAATGAAAATTTTTAGTTACCCTTTGGATGGGCTCATGAAAGGCCCATTTACTCACAGACTATAAGAAGTGGAATGTGAATATTATCAAAAAGCAAACTGGAGTCAGCCATGAAGTTGTGAATGTAAGAGAGGGGATTCtccatcttattttgtttttctttttaacttaagaGCCAATTTTGCTAAGGAAGCCAAAATCCCTGTCTGCCTGGCCCATCATACTCGGATGTATGTAGAAGGTAGACAGACAAGGCACATGACAATGGCATAGATACTCTTGGGTTTATGTCTGTCAAAGGGGGAGAAATTGTTCTTTTAAGATCCAGACTTTGAAGGCACATAAACCAAAATTTCAGTCCCAACCCCACCTCCTCCTCATTGTGTGGTCTTTAgtaagtttctgaaaatgtttaagCTTGGCTTTGTCAGCTAGAAAGTGGCAATAATCATTTAACCCATAAGTACCAGGTCCTAGCTGGATCAGTTGGCATGCTAAAAAAAAGGATACCTGAAGAGGGTTTAATCAAGAGTTCATTCAGGGTATGGACAAAGCTAAGGAACCCACCAGAAGCAGTGAGGCACCCAGGGACCAGTGGTGGTGAAGGCCATTCCCACCATCAGTCCTGTAGGGATGGGGGAAGTGGGAGCTCTTATCAGAGCACTGGGGAACCTGCACATGGGAGACACTACCCAGCAAGAGCTGCTTCAGTGAGGGATGCTGCCACCGCCACCGCCACATCCCTGCCTGGCCAGGTGGGGGTGGAATAAACCCTACTAAGGCTCTTTCCTCTTGCTTTCCAATCCCTTGGCAATGCACTCCATTGGCTGCACTTGACATAAAGTCAGAGGACAAAGGAAGAGAGTGGCCAAGGAGGTGAGCTTCCTTTGCACAAAATCAGGTTAGAAAAGGATGAAGAGTGGATATGGAGGAGCAAATAGTTAATTTTCAGCATCTCTCTGTATTAGATGACTGTTGTTTGCCCAGTATCTCTTTTTTTGAGTAAATGCTATGCCTTGCTCCATAAAACTTGAATGAGGCTGAAATAACATTTACCCCTCTCCAATGACCAGGACCAGAGAACTTCATCACCCTACCCTCTAGCAAATCAGTCAAATTCAACTTTGAGATTTAATACAGGGTTTCTGGAAAATAGATAATCTCTTTTTCATTTGGATTTTGAGCCATAAGGATGTAGACTTGGGCCAAACAACAGTCATCTTTCCAATTATATAGAAAGAACTAGCCTGACAGTAAAGACAATGCAAAAAGAGCACAGAAGAGTCCAGGAATAGGGAGAAAGAGGCAGGTCCATGGTGACTTTGTTTGAGGTCCTTTGCTTAATTATATCTAAAGGCAGTTATGCTTTTTAACATTTCAGTGATATGCTTTTTAACATTTCAGTGATATGCTTTTTAATATCCTATATTGGAAGAGTGGAAAAGGTTAATAAGGAAATGTGAAGCACCCAGAGGTTAGCAACAACAGAAAGTCTCTATGATATCAGAAATGGAGCTCAAAGGGAGGCGGTGGCACTACAGGATTCTCTGAGTTGGGGCCTCAGCAGGACCTGGAATCATGGAGAAGAAACTGCTTAGGAAATGCCGAGGCTGCCACGCTGGAAGCATGGCAAAGACTGCACAACAGGAACCGAAACCAGGGAAGAGATGCTACCTCAAGTACAGAGAGTGAAAAGAAATAGTCtggcttttccttcccttccacccTTTGGATGCCCACTCCTCTGCCTTCACTTAGCTAAACCTAATTGTGAGACTAACATTCAGAGCTGAGCAGATAAAAGGGCAGGGTATGGCTTTCAGAGCAAAGGAGTAATACACGTGGTCAGGACATAttcattctcttttcctctttccttccaaaATGCATTCCAAACTTTAGTGAAGGATAcacaaatttttttctcaaatctcAGAGAATGGGGGTCAGGTTATTTTCTGCTTAGAAACTTGAGTGGGTTACTACTTAAGACAAGGCAATTTGATCTGATATTCAAGTTCGTTTAGACTATTGCCATAATTTATGGGAATGAAATAACATGATAGAAAAATGGAAAGGTAAATTGAAATCCAGTCACATTAGGCTAATTGCTCTTTTTGATTAGAGTATATTTTCCTGCACTTGCTAATAATATTCCTTCTGCCAGGCTTACCATCTTCTTCCCCATTTTTCTTTAATGAGATTTTACCTTCACATCACAAATTAAGTGCTATCCCTTCAAGAAACATGCTGGTTTGCCCACACTTCATTGTATCTCTCACTTCTTAAACTCATATCATTCTCATGGCACTTAACACATTAGATCTTGTGTTTTAGATACTGAAATTTCTATCATACGCTTTGATAATAGATTGTGATTTCTGCAAAGACAAAGAGTGCTTTCCTCAACTTTGTATCCTTTGGGGTGGGTTTAAATGATCTCTTATACCTACTAGGtgtttgataaatgtttgttgtagcAGATGAGCACCTGAAACAGTAATTCGGAACCTTAGGTTCTAGTATTTTCCATGTCACATTAGTGTGACTTGCAGAATGGCTCAGCTTAGCTTTTCCTATGCATAATGAGTTCAGACTAGATGAATTCCAAGGTCCCTTCTGGCCCTTTCAATTCCCTAATTTCAAGtagaatttagaagaaaaaatttgtAAGCAGCAATTTTATAGTTCTATTATGGAATTTCTACTTGGGGAAAGCTAACATTTCATGATCTCATTCTTGCTGGAATCTTTCTCAAGATTTTCCATGGAGCTGAAATTTACCCATGACCTTCAGAAAGACATGCACTTGCTTCATGATCCTCACTCCACTTTCTTGTTCTTAATGCTTTTCCTCTGATGATTGCTCATTTCACACCCCAAAAGCAACTCATTTTATAAACGTCTTACAGTGCAGCAAGCAGTAAAgaataagaaattattaaatattatatcctATGAAGAAACACTGCTCCTAATGCATCCACAAAGAATCAAGCTCATAATTGCTGGTTTGTcaattataatgataaaatatgtatttatataatacatatgatatGATGGATGCTATTGGAGTGAGTttggcatatttatttatttatttattttatggtaCTCATCcatgtttctgtttatatataGGACAGCAAATTCAGGAACAATGGGAAAGTAATATATGAAACCTTAATAGGAAATACAATAGAGATTACAAAACACTACCATTTGATTTTTTATGCAAATACTTCAATATTCCAATATGTTTACTCACTTGCTAAATAAAGCACATGACTTGAAATGCTAAATAATTCTGTTAGtctaaatcttttaaataaaatgttggtgAAAAATCAAAATTGTTTAGTAAGGTATGTATGATCTTGTTTATTATCTATCATAGACATCAAGATGATCACAGTTAATACCAATTTAAGCTTTACAGAATATTGTTTTAGGcccaatattgatatattaaatGAAGGTATCAGAGAATCTTATATTTGTGGCATCAGGTTATAAAGACCTATTCAAAACCATTTTTGTCAAAGTTTAAACACTGGAACAAAAGTCAAATTGTTTCTAAATGAGACACAAATGGTTCTCACTAATAGTACAAATTTTGTCCCATGGGTAATactattgtctttttcttttttaaaaaaattatttcgattgtttttttagattcagggaacacatgggcaggtttgttagCTGGTTATActgtgtgatgttgaggtttAGGGTACagatgatcctgtcacccaggtaatgagcagagtccccagtaggtagtttttcagctcttGTTCCCGCTCCCCACTCTAcctccccagtgtctattattcccatgGGTCCTCAGGTATTactattttcaagttttttctttacatgaaactactgaaagaaaaagtATGTCATGCTTATAGGTTACTCTGTACATTTATCATTCTATTAATAAACATCTTAAGTAATTAAGTAGTATATTAAGGCCATAAACCAAGTCATTATCTCCTATCAAAGGACTACTGTTATTCAATCATCTAGAAAATTCATTTTAggcaggacacagtggctcatgtctgtaatctcagcactttgggaggccgaggtgggtggatcatgaagtcaggaattcgagaccatcctgaccagcacggtgaaaccccacctctactaaaaatacaaaaattagctgggcgtggtggtgtgtgcctataatcccagctactcaggaggctgaggcaggagaatcgcttgaacccgggaggcagaggttgcagtaagctgaaattgtgccattgcactacagcctgggtgacagagagaaactctgtctttaaaaaaaaagaaaattcattttaatggGTTATGTTACAGGGTTGAGGTCAGCCTACAGACACAAAATaggttaactgattttttttttttttttttgtatcaggttttaattttttcattggaaCAGGATTTGGGGGTGGGGATACTAAATATGGCAGGGTTcaacaaatttacattttatcaaaataaggTTCTTAAAGAATGCAATGATAGCATATGCTTTAACTCTTATAGCACAATCCCTCATATTAATTGATGGTCACAGAAAAATGCTGTAATGCtttaaacaaaagttttaaaatacatcagTGACACAAGTTTCAAACAAAATGCAGTGATCAAAATACTTAACTATCCTTTCATCAAGCTTTTACAAACACAATCAGTCTTCGCTGTCTGAGCAAATCAGTTTTAGTTTCTTCATGGTCCTCCAACTGTCTTTTAACATGACACTTGTCCGGTTGTTGAATTTATAATGCAATAGTATTTTAGACCAGTTTCCCTCTCCATATTTCCTCACGCCAGATCTCAAATTCTTGTCTTCTTCCCAAAGCCATGCCtgtctttttctagtttcatGTTTTTCAGGAGTTACCAGTTGACTCTTTGAAACAGGTATTCTGTTTTCAGTggctcttctgctttctttttaattttttgtactttgaaGAGTTcctactcttctttctttcttattaagGTCTTGTTGCTGGGTTCCATGTTGCAACTTAGATAAGAAAAGATTCTTGTGAGACCTTTTTCTTGTGTCTGAATTAACTTCAGTTTCCATTTCAACATCAAGTTTATCTTGAGAAGTTattgttcttgttctttttctttctactacTTTTGCTTCTGCCTTCATTAGAAAGGTTGATGATTTTTCACTTAACACATAATTCACATAACTCTTAATTTTCTCCATCATGTGGTTGTAGCTGAAGTGctgaaaaaaggaatgaaatgcatcTTTCTGAGAGATTATCATAAGCAATTTGCTTTTGAGAGGCATGTAAGAATTTGGATGACCAAATATTCTTTCAAAGACTTCTTCTGCTTCTTTAAAGTTGCCATTTTCCATACAAACAGCTGTAGGctgaattttaattaaattctgtATTTCTTCGTGAAGTTTGTCATGTTCCTTTTCAATTGAACCCCAAATCATCAGGGCTGATTCCAAGGGTGTAATTCGTTCATCATTTTCAAACTGTGCATCAAGGGTTTTTCCTGCTGCAATTCTTGTCAAAAACTGACATATGTATATAGTTCTCAACTGGTAAGCTGTTAGGCTGGATAGTCCATGAATAATAGCCTCTGCACTGTTGAGGGTCCTGTGGAAGTCCTTGGAGCTACCGTCGCGGAAAGCTCCgcaaagagagaggcagaggaaatCGAGCATCCAGCCGGCAGCCACGGCCTCGGCCTCGCCCTCGGCCACCAGGCCcgcgtcctcctcctcctcctcggggGCCCCCACCTGCACCTGGCACTCGAGCAGTTCCTGGCATTCGAACTGCTCCTCGTCagttctctctgtttctgccatCTGCTCCTTGGTAGGGTCGGCATCCCTACCATCCGCCggcatatttattaaaatttatttttataaaaaagatttaaaaaagaaatgtctgctcTAAGCAGTTACATGAAAATCGATAAATACAAAAGCAAGCACAAGAGTATTCAGTAGAGAATTTTGAGACTGAACAATCAAGTTTCAGGCAAATCTTGTGTGGTTCATAATTTTAGCCCTTTATTATGCAAAGCTGCCAATTCAATTTTACAATGCAAGAAATGTTTGGTGTGACTATCAAGTTATATTTACTGTTCTGCGTATCTACTAAAAGATTCACTATCTTGAAAGAGTCGGTTCAAATTACCTTTGAACACACTTTTAGATCCTCTTTTgtaagcaaaaattgacagactaaaatgtattctttcttaACTGGCATCAGCATGTGAAACTTTAGAAAAACTGGTAGAGCAAATAATGATTCAGTTGCAGACCCAAATAACTTCCAAATCAACAAATTCAAACAGAGGAAAAAAGTTGCTGATCTTAGATGAATTGCCACATGTTGCCACTTCCTTTCACATGTGTCATGGTAGAAAAACTCTCATATAGAATTTTTCCCACCCATCAGAAGAAAGTAGTTATTATCTCAATTTCCTATCTCCTCTTCTGCATCTCACGTTCTGAGGAGATAAATATTAGAATATCAATGTATCCAGTGCTAAACCCAGAGATAAGGGGTTGGGATGCAAGTTGGAAAAACTGGGAAAGTATTCAAATCTGGATCTCTCTTCCCCCTCTGGCTTCTCTCTCAcctctctcactctgtctgtctgtctctctctctctctctctctctatcttccttcctctttctaaaAGAAGCCCTTGAAATAGTTTTATGTATTTGCAGAATCAAATTtgtctcctctcttcttctctcatCAGTACACTCTGTTCAGGTTTTTGTTGTCATCTCTTCACCAAAACTGTTTTAGTCAACATCGTCGATGACCTCAATGCTGCTAACACCAAAGTTCAAGTTTCAAGCTTTGTCTAACTCAACTCTAGCAGcatgaaataatttattactCTCTACTCCTTGAAGCATTGTCTTGTCTTCCAGGAATATACACTGCCAGTGTTCCTTCTCTTATTGCCTGCTCTTTTTCAAGGTTCCTTGCTGgctcctatttttctttctgacaaaTACAAGCATTTCATGGCTCAGGCCTTGAAAGTCTTCCCTTATCTATCTAACTATCCATCCACACTCACTTTCTTCATGAGTTCATCTAGGCTTGTGATAACTTCTAAATACATAACTTTAGTCTCAGCCTCTTTCCTGAGATATAGACTCAGAGATCCAGCTGACTACCTGATGTCTCCACAGAATGTTCAATGGCCATCTCAAAGTCAACATGTCCAGAACCAGGCTTCTATATTCAATCCAGCCTCCCCAAATTTGCTTCTGCTCAGCCTGCACCAACTCAGTGGATGGCGATACCATTGATCCAGTCAGGACTAGGACAAGAGTGAAGTAAGCCAAACACTTAGGCACAAGCTTTAAGGCATTCGGAGCATCAAGGAAGTGCTGACCTTGCTTTCGCATGGCTATGCAAGGGCCTCCTTAAATTTTATGCCCTCAGCATCTCACTTGGCTCACCCTAGTACCAGCCCTGCTGCTTCTTGTTCAAGCCAAAAACTTCAGCATCATCCTTTATGCCTctgtttctctcactctctcttccaATCTACCAGGATATCCTATTGGATCTACCTTCATTAATATTAAAGTGTTTGATCCAGTTActaaagaaataatcagataTATCCAACACAATGCaggaatttttataaaaatataattcttgtcctaaagaagaaaaaccaaaattCTGCTCTTATTTTCACAAAGGCAGGGAGCTAAGAGAAGATACACATACTGTTTCAGGgtgtttgaaaaaattaatagactGATTTTTAGaccagttttaggtttacaggaaATGTGAGCAAAATATATGGGGTTCCTGTATACTCTCTTCCCCCACCAGCCTCTGGTTtttcctattattaacattttgtgtTGGTGTGGCACacttgttacaattgatgaactaATATTCATGCATTACGATTAACTAACATCCACAATTTATATTAGGGTTTAGTCCCTGTGTTGTACTGTTCTATGGGCTTTGCTAAATGCATTATGTTGTATATTTCCCATGACAGTATCTTAAAGAATAATTTCACTGCCCTAACAATCTTCAGGGCCTTATTTCCCCTCAGCTAGCAGTGATGTCTTTAGGTACAAGTACACAGCACCTATAAAAACCTAATTTATTGCCTTCTAGGCAAGCCAGGGCAGTGACTGAGGACAGTGACAATGTCACCTATCTCCCATTCAGCAGCCTGTGTTTGGTGCAGAGCCCAGGGTTCCTAGGTCCAGCCTATATGCTCCAATGGTGGTTTCCTACACTCAAAGACAATGAACTTCCAGACACATCACAAATGCCAGGTGCTCTGCAAAGCTGTCCTGATTCCTCCTAGCAACATGagttgccacattttctttattctaaggTGTCAGGCACATGATCATGGTGTCCATCAGGCTGTCTGGTCCTCTGATTATACGTCAGTCTCCCAGACTAGATCAGGGGCTTTTCAAGGGCAGAAGCTCCGTCTTAGTCAGCTGTGTCTTCCTCAGGGCCTGTACTTGCCATTTGTTGATGACATGAAAAGAGTTGAGGTTGTGAGGGGGAGGAagaaggatggtggaatgaataaagggaaaagagggaaagaaaaaagacagggaGATAGGGAAAGTGTTTGTGCCCTTGTCCTCGGTCACAGGTCACTATGGGTGGGCACAGGTGTTCAGCACCAGAATGCCAGGAAGATGAGCAAGAGAGGGCATCTCTGAGTCAGGACTGGTGCATTTCTCACACCCAACGATCCATCCACATCACTGATGAATCTGGTATGTTGTACTTTTCCCCACCAGCAGCCCTAGTTGCACATGAGAGACTATCGCCTGCTATTGCACTGACTTCATATAGTCCTAGGACCTCAGGGCTAATGAGTTCTCAGTTACATGGAACAGCTTTGTTTGATAAGTTATTCCAGTTTTATATGTAAGAAAACTTGGTGTTCTTATGttatttaatatattgatttGCTACATtgtataaaaagacaaataaatgagacTTCTTTAAACTGTCTTGGAAGAAGTCTCAAGTCTCCTGTGGCTCTCAAACCTCAGTGCGGACAGGCAGTTCACAACATTTGTTGTCCATAGTGTACTTGTTTGGACAATTTCTCAATTTCCAAACAGCAGTGATGTTTTTTGcaacaaataaattacaaaatgaaatatttcacattttgtcCTCCCTCTGATAGAAATCTTTGTGGTCCTAAACAATTAAAGCTCCTTAGTTTAAATTGGAAGTATTATTAAGGAAAGTTGAAATTGTATGAAAGTGATTAAATTGAAGATTCAAAA comes from Pongo pygmaeus isolate AG05252 chromosome 17, NHGRI_mPonPyg2-v2.0_pri, whole genome shotgun sequence and encodes:
- the LOC134738484 gene encoding telomeric repeat-binding factor 1-like — protein: MAETERTDEEQFECQELLECQVQVGAPEEEEEDAGLVAEGEAEAVAAGWMLDFLCLSLCGAFRDGSSKDFHRTLNSAEAIIHGLSSLTAYQLRTIYICQFLTRIAAGKTLDAQFENDERITPLESALMIWGSIEKEHDKLHEEIQNLIKIQPTAVCMENGNFKEAEEVFERIFGHPNSYMPLKSKLLMIISQKDAFHSFFQHFSYNHMMEKIKSYVNYVLSEKSSTFLMKAEAKVVERKRTRTITSQDKLDVEMETEVNSDTRKRSHKNLFLSKLQHGTQQQDLNKKERRVGTLQSTKN